One genomic window of Actinoplanes lobatus includes the following:
- a CDS encoding 1-phosphofructokinase family hexose kinase, with translation MVDDEKILVFAPVPQLTVTVEEPGEMPELHVHPGGQGIWQARMCAALGASVTLCAAVGGEIGRVIAGLLEQENLRVRAVTRDTGSGWYVHDRRDGGRTEVAEYPGAPLGRHDLDELYTAALAEGLRARLAVLSGAAAPGVVRPDVYRRLATDLNNHGVQVVADLTGDHLNAVLQGGVAFLKISHEELIDSGRAAGYDDDALLDAARQLRADGAAAVLISRAERPSIALLDDKAYLVRLPPLQTVDHRGAGDSMTAGVATVLARGGDLREAVRTGAAAGALNVTRHGLGTGHRDAIAELTTRVELTRLTA, from the coding sequence ATGGTCGATGACGAAAAGATCCTGGTCTTCGCGCCGGTTCCGCAGCTCACCGTCACCGTCGAGGAACCGGGCGAGATGCCGGAGCTGCATGTTCATCCCGGTGGTCAGGGGATCTGGCAGGCCCGGATGTGCGCCGCGCTGGGCGCGTCGGTCACCTTGTGCGCCGCCGTCGGCGGCGAGATCGGGCGCGTCATCGCCGGCCTGCTGGAACAGGAGAACCTTCGGGTACGCGCGGTCACCCGTGACACCGGCAGCGGATGGTACGTGCACGACCGCCGCGACGGGGGACGAACCGAGGTCGCGGAGTACCCCGGCGCCCCGCTGGGCCGCCACGACCTTGACGAGCTCTACACCGCCGCCCTCGCCGAGGGCTTGCGTGCCCGGCTGGCGGTACTCAGCGGCGCCGCCGCACCCGGGGTCGTGCGCCCGGACGTGTACCGCCGGCTCGCCACGGACCTCAACAATCACGGCGTGCAAGTCGTGGCCGACCTCACCGGTGACCACCTCAACGCCGTTCTGCAGGGCGGCGTCGCCTTCTTGAAGATCAGTCACGAGGAGCTGATCGACTCGGGTCGCGCTGCCGGCTACGACGACGATGCGCTGCTCGACGCGGCACGCCAGCTGCGGGCGGACGGCGCTGCGGCCGTACTGATCAGCCGGGCGGAACGGCCCAGCATCGCCTTGCTCGATGACAAGGCGTATCTCGTCCGCCTGCCGCCGCTGCAGACCGTCGACCACCGCGGCGCGGGCGACTCCATGACCGCGGGCGTCGCGACCGTGCTCGCCCGCGGCGGGGACCTGCGTGAAGCCGTACGCACCGGCGCTGCGGCCGGCGCCCTCAACGTGACGCGCCACGGCCTGGGAACCGGCCACCGCGACGCCATCGCTGAACTCACCACGCGGGTGGAGCTGACTCGGCTGACCGCCTGA
- a CDS encoding HDIG domain-containing metalloprotein gives MTDALRSVGDVHRARDLAQRLLVDLPERWLHTIGVARRADMAAATVGPRSEGEILLAAAWLHDIGYAATLYDTGFHPLDGARHLETTGWPSRIVALVAHHSAAMHTAQARGLAEKLTRFPREQSRVSDALTYADQTVTPNGRVINFEQRLADMLRRHGPDSPNAAARQLRTPLLRAAVVRVQHRLAMIDHLPSAA, from the coding sequence ATGACCGACGCTCTTCGTTCCGTCGGGGATGTCCACCGTGCCCGCGACCTCGCACAACGATTGCTGGTGGATCTACCGGAGCGCTGGCTACACACGATCGGGGTGGCGCGACGGGCCGACATGGCGGCCGCCACGGTCGGGCCGCGCAGCGAGGGCGAGATCCTGCTGGCGGCAGCCTGGCTGCACGACATCGGATACGCCGCCACCCTGTACGACACCGGCTTCCACCCGCTCGACGGCGCTCGCCACCTGGAGACGACGGGGTGGCCGTCACGGATCGTCGCACTGGTCGCCCACCACTCCGCGGCGATGCACACGGCCCAGGCCCGCGGACTGGCCGAAAAACTCACCCGATTCCCGCGCGAACAGTCACGAGTGTCCGACGCGCTGACCTACGCGGACCAGACGGTCACCCCGAACGGCAGGGTCATCAACTTCGAGCAGCGCCTCGCCGACATGCTCCGCCGGCACGGACCCGACTCCCCGAACGCGGCCGCACGCCAGCTCCGCACACCACTGCTGCGCGCCGCGGTCGTACGCGTCCAGCACCGACTCGCCATGATCGACCACCTGCCGTCGGCAGCGTGA
- a CDS encoding glycerophosphodiester phosphodiesterase family protein, whose protein sequence is MRMRQVESRLPLVALTNYDFLQVGQPGASPWLGGIDIDDFGGDPIRAIRSFGATTFSPVQGFPQNGTVTDSAYRPCVTRELVRHAHANGIKVVPWTVDDIPTMSKLVDDGVDGIITDYPDRLRTVLASHGRRLPQAYASPFDVQAHRGGRATRPENTLPAFAHALENPAISTLELDTGVTADGQLVVLHDRTVNGSHCADTAPVRPRDPQFPYVGDLVRDLTLAQLKTLDCGSRTPADHPRQVAVPGARIPTLAEVFALVGSSGRTDVALNIETKISPLVADTAPYQIFTRTLVREIQRAGFTDRVTVQSFDWRTIRYARQLDRRLETVALIWQYGPAECTTAADECSLRAVYGDPTVKSLWTGDLDWWRHHDVGALVRAAGAGTVSANWQVHDPRQPVVASADWYLRQNPAYFHGPQVAVLQDRYRLKVVPYTVNDATVMQRVIDLGVDGIISDDPDLLIGVLIRNGLR, encoded by the coding sequence ATGCGGATGCGGCAGGTCGAGTCACGGCTGCCGCTGGTGGCGCTCACCAACTACGACTTCCTGCAGGTCGGCCAGCCCGGCGCCTCGCCGTGGCTGGGCGGCATCGACATCGACGACTTCGGCGGTGACCCGATCCGGGCCATCCGCAGCTTCGGGGCCACCACCTTCTCGCCCGTGCAGGGCTTCCCGCAGAACGGCACCGTGACCGACTCCGCCTACCGGCCCTGCGTGACCCGGGAACTGGTGCGCCACGCGCACGCCAACGGGATCAAGGTGGTGCCGTGGACCGTCGACGACATCCCGACGATGAGCAAGCTCGTCGACGACGGCGTAGACGGCATCATCACCGATTACCCGGACCGGCTGCGTACGGTGCTCGCCTCGCACGGCCGGCGGCTGCCGCAGGCGTACGCGTCGCCCTTCGACGTGCAGGCGCACCGTGGCGGCCGGGCCACACGGCCGGAGAACACCCTGCCGGCCTTCGCCCATGCGCTGGAGAACCCGGCGATATCCACCCTGGAACTGGACACCGGTGTCACCGCCGACGGGCAGCTCGTGGTCCTGCACGACCGTACCGTCAACGGTTCGCACTGCGCCGACACCGCGCCGGTTCGCCCCCGTGACCCGCAGTTCCCGTACGTCGGCGACCTGGTCCGAGACCTGACCCTCGCCCAGCTCAAGACCCTGGACTGCGGTTCGAGAACTCCGGCGGATCACCCGCGGCAGGTCGCGGTGCCGGGCGCCCGCATCCCCACGCTCGCGGAGGTGTTCGCCCTGGTCGGGAGCAGCGGCCGCACGGACGTGGCGCTGAACATCGAGACGAAGATCAGCCCCCTGGTCGCGGACACCGCGCCCTATCAGATCTTCACCCGTACGCTGGTCCGCGAGATCCAGCGTGCCGGGTTCACCGACCGGGTGACCGTGCAGTCGTTCGACTGGCGCACCATCCGCTACGCCCGCCAGCTGGATCGCCGTCTCGAGACGGTCGCGCTGATCTGGCAGTACGGTCCGGCCGAGTGCACGACTGCGGCCGACGAGTGTTCGTTGCGGGCCGTCTACGGCGATCCGACGGTGAAAAGCCTGTGGACCGGCGATCTCGACTGGTGGCGCCACCACGACGTCGGTGCCCTGGTGCGTGCGGCCGGCGCCGGCACGGTGTCGGCGAACTGGCAGGTGCACGACCCGCGGCAGCCGGTCGTCGCGTCCGCCGACTGGTACCTGCGGCAGAACCCGGCCTACTTCCACGGCCCGCAGGTCGCGGTCCTGCAGGACAGATACCGGCTGAAGGTGGTGCCGTACACGGTGAACGACGCCACGGTCATGCAGCGGGTGATCGACCTCGGGGTGGACGGCATCATCAGCGACGACCCGGACCTGCTGATCGGCGTGCTGATCCGCAACGGGCTGCGCTGA
- a CDS encoding M35 family metallo-endopeptidase, protein MRISRRPLWAACLAVGIAIPAGAAVGASAAAAASTAGLTTTIQIGQVTSSGLTVRVTVRNTSSSAVDVLSRDLPQARESKAVLAVTRDGVPVPYRGKLAKLTAPTAADYTHIPAGGTYAVTVNLADNYDLSRPGTFTVALASTQVRALNGATAPRQDTLRVDAGRATVRTSAGIRSTSKVSSVAPTTTEQVKLAAAAVSITYRGCTTSEQTALKTAVTNAATYSQKSQTWLAANPSGGGAYTTWFGTYSSSRFTRVTSAYSKITSELTSKALTLDCTSNEDYYAYVYPDEPYIIYLCNAFWTAPATGTDSKAGTLIHESSHFTVNGGTDDHAYGQTAAKQLAASSPSNAVDNADNYEYFAESR, encoded by the coding sequence GTGCGCATCTCTCGACGTCCGCTCTGGGCAGCGTGCCTCGCTGTCGGGATAGCGATCCCGGCAGGCGCCGCCGTCGGGGCGAGCGCGGCGGCAGCCGCCAGCACCGCCGGCCTCACTACGACCATCCAGATCGGTCAGGTGACCAGTAGCGGCCTCACCGTGCGTGTCACGGTGCGGAACACGTCATCGTCGGCGGTCGACGTGCTCTCCCGGGACCTGCCGCAGGCACGCGAGTCCAAAGCGGTCCTGGCCGTGACCAGAGACGGCGTACCGGTGCCCTATCGAGGCAAGCTGGCAAAGCTCACGGCGCCGACCGCCGCCGACTACACACACATTCCCGCCGGTGGTACCTACGCCGTGACCGTGAACCTGGCGGACAACTATGACCTGTCACGGCCGGGAACCTTCACCGTCGCTTTGGCATCGACCCAGGTTCGGGCCCTGAACGGGGCAACCGCACCCCGTCAGGACACGCTCCGGGTCGACGCCGGTCGCGCCACCGTCCGCACCAGCGCCGGCATCCGAAGCACCAGCAAGGTGTCCAGCGTCGCACCGACAACCACTGAGCAGGTAAAACTCGCCGCCGCCGCAGTCAGCATCACCTACCGCGGCTGTACGACGAGTGAACAGACCGCGCTGAAGACGGCCGTCACCAACGCCGCAACGTACTCGCAGAAGTCCCAAACCTGGCTCGCGGCGAACCCGTCCGGCGGGGGCGCCTACACCACCTGGTTCGGCACCTACAGCTCGTCGCGGTTCACGCGTGTCACCTCGGCATACAGCAAAATCACCAGCGAGCTGACCAGCAAGGCCCTGACGCTCGACTGCACCAGCAACGAGGACTACTACGCCTACGTCTACCCGGACGAGCCCTACATCATCTACCTCTGCAACGCGTTCTGGACAGCGCCGGCCACGGGTACCGACTCGAAGGCCGGAACACTGATCCACGAGTCGAGTCACTTCACCGTCAACGGCGGCACCGACGACCACGCGTACGGCCAAACCGCGGCGAAGCAACTCGCCGCGTCGAGCCCGAGCAACGCCGTCGACAACGCCGACAACTACGAGTACTTCGCCGAGAGTCGCTGA
- a CDS encoding carbohydrate kinase family protein, translating to MILVAGESLVDLITDPVTGRTVAHPGGSPANVATALARLGQPVSLLTQIGTDSHGRLLLDHLTRSGVRLTADSLLDDASTSVARTDADGHASYTFNLRWRSFRGTVPPGTKCAHTGSVAAVVSPGAQSVAALLREARGSATISYDPNCRPSLMGDPERARRKVEALIGMSDIVKISLDDLAWLYPNQPYRQVAEGWLERGVRLAAVTLGAAGAWAITHLCSITVNAVPVEIADTVGAGDAFTAGLLFACAERNLLGADRRDALADMDETALTATLRFAAHTAAITCGRRGADPPSLAELPR from the coding sequence ATGATCCTCGTCGCGGGCGAGAGCCTCGTCGACCTCATCACGGACCCGGTGACCGGCCGGACGGTCGCCCACCCCGGCGGCAGCCCGGCGAACGTGGCCACGGCACTCGCCCGACTCGGGCAGCCGGTATCCCTGTTGACCCAGATCGGCACGGACAGCCACGGCCGGCTGCTGCTGGACCACCTGACGCGAAGCGGGGTCCGGCTCACCGCCGACTCCCTGCTCGACGACGCGTCGACCAGCGTGGCACGCACCGACGCCGACGGACACGCCAGCTACACCTTCAACCTGCGCTGGCGGTCCTTCCGCGGCACGGTGCCACCGGGCACCAAGTGCGCACACACCGGGTCGGTCGCCGCAGTGGTGTCGCCGGGCGCCCAGAGTGTGGCGGCGTTGCTGCGCGAGGCGCGCGGATCCGCCACGATCAGCTACGACCCCAACTGCCGGCCCTCGCTGATGGGCGATCCGGAGCGGGCCCGGCGAAAAGTGGAAGCCCTGATCGGCATGAGCGACATCGTCAAGATCAGCCTTGACGACCTCGCCTGGCTCTATCCGAACCAGCCGTATCGGCAAGTCGCGGAAGGGTGGCTGGAACGCGGCGTCCGGCTGGCCGCGGTGACGCTCGGCGCCGCCGGTGCCTGGGCCATCACCCACCTGTGTTCCATCACGGTGAACGCCGTACCCGTGGAGATCGCGGACACCGTCGGTGCCGGTGACGCCTTCACCGCGGGCCTGCTGTTCGCCTGCGCCGAAAGGAACCTGCTCGGCGCCGATCGACGTGACGCCCTCGCCGACATGGACGAGACCGCGCTGACCGCCACGCTGCGGTTCGCCGCCCACACCGCCGCGATCACCTGCGGCAGAAGGGGAGCCGACCCACCCTCGCTGGCGGAACTCCCGCGGTAA
- a CDS encoding ATP-binding cassette domain-containing protein, translating to MTTPVLSARGLIKTYGRVVGLDGVDIDLYPGEVLAIIGDNGAGKSTLIKCLTGALAPDSGEILLDGRPVHFRRPQDARDVGIETVYQTLAVAPALDIASNLFLARERRRPGLLGSVFRMIDKKGMRQEAEKALTELGIGTLQNMSQAVETLSGGQRQAVAVARAAAFGSKVIVLDEPTAALGVRESQQVLRMIDQVRSRGLPVVLISHNMPHVFEVADRIHIQRLGRAAGVITPRSHTMSEAVAIMTGATTLAETAAGITGEAEETS from the coding sequence GTGACGACCCCGGTGCTGTCCGCGCGTGGCCTGATCAAGACGTACGGCCGGGTGGTCGGCCTGGACGGCGTGGACATCGACCTCTACCCGGGCGAGGTGCTCGCCATCATCGGCGACAACGGTGCCGGCAAGTCGACGCTGATCAAATGCCTCACCGGCGCGCTCGCCCCCGACTCCGGCGAGATACTGCTCGACGGCCGGCCGGTGCACTTCCGCCGGCCGCAGGACGCCCGCGACGTCGGTATCGAAACCGTCTACCAGACGCTGGCCGTGGCGCCCGCCCTGGACATCGCCAGCAACCTGTTCCTGGCCCGGGAACGCCGCCGGCCCGGGCTGCTCGGCTCGGTATTCCGGATGATCGACAAGAAGGGTATGCGGCAGGAGGCCGAAAAGGCACTGACCGAACTCGGCATCGGCACACTGCAGAACATGTCGCAAGCGGTCGAAACCCTCTCCGGCGGGCAGCGGCAAGCCGTGGCGGTCGCGCGGGCCGCCGCCTTCGGCAGCAAAGTGATCGTGCTCGACGAGCCGACCGCGGCGCTCGGCGTACGCGAGTCCCAACAAGTACTCCGAATGATCGACCAGGTCCGTTCCCGAGGCCTGCCGGTGGTGCTGATCAGCCACAACATGCCACACGTCTTCGAGGTCGCCGACCGCATCCACATCCAGCGCCTCGGCCGGGCAGCCGGAGTGATCACCCCGCGATCGCACACCATGTCGGAGGCCGTGGCCATCATGACCGGTGCCACCACACTCGCCGAGACCGCCGCCGGGATCACCGGCGAAGCTGAGGAAACCTCATGA
- a CDS encoding ABC transporter permease: MTTTPAAATAVEQFAPRRRRPLERLQHILHAHPSISPLLVLILAFVVFSAVTPRFASPNSLSLVLQQVAVVGALAVGQTLVILTAGIDLSVGAVTILAMMLAAKVAEGQSLPGILAVALGIGVGLLAGLINGALVTRVGLPPFIVTLGTLSVFGAIALLYTKGQSVQAVDLPDLLNWTGETFPVGEFRISVGVVLVAVLYLLVGYALANTAWGRHVYAVGDDKEAARLAGIRVDRVLLSVYLTAGAVYGLAAWILIGRAGAASPNAITDANLESITAVVIGGTSLFGGRGVLVGTLLGALIVGSFRSGLSLAGVDDQYRVLAVGLLVLLAVAVDQWIRKVKS, from the coding sequence GTGACCACCACCCCCGCGGCCGCCACCGCAGTCGAGCAGTTCGCGCCGCGTCGGCGCAGACCGCTGGAGCGGCTCCAGCACATCCTGCACGCGCACCCGTCGATCAGCCCGCTGTTGGTGCTGATTCTCGCCTTCGTCGTGTTCAGCGCCGTCACGCCGCGGTTCGCCTCACCCAACTCCCTGTCACTGGTGCTGCAACAGGTCGCGGTCGTCGGGGCGCTCGCCGTCGGGCAGACCCTGGTCATCCTCACCGCCGGCATCGACCTGTCGGTCGGCGCCGTCACCATCCTGGCGATGATGCTCGCCGCCAAGGTCGCCGAAGGCCAAAGCCTGCCGGGCATCCTCGCGGTCGCCCTGGGCATCGGTGTCGGCCTGCTGGCCGGGCTGATCAACGGTGCCCTCGTGACCCGTGTCGGCCTGCCACCTTTCATCGTCACCCTCGGCACACTGAGCGTCTTCGGAGCCATCGCACTGCTCTACACCAAGGGACAGAGCGTGCAGGCCGTGGACCTGCCCGACCTGCTCAACTGGACCGGTGAGACCTTCCCGGTCGGCGAATTCCGGATCAGCGTCGGGGTGGTGCTGGTGGCCGTCCTCTATCTGCTCGTCGGGTACGCGCTGGCGAACACCGCCTGGGGTCGGCATGTGTATGCCGTCGGCGACGACAAGGAGGCCGCCCGCCTCGCCGGCATCCGGGTCGATCGGGTGCTGCTGAGCGTCTACCTCACCGCCGGCGCCGTCTACGGCCTCGCCGCCTGGATCCTGATCGGCCGGGCCGGTGCCGCCAGCCCCAACGCGATCACCGACGCGAACCTGGAAAGCATCACCGCGGTGGTCATCGGCGGCACCAGCCTCTTCGGCGGTCGCGGCGTCCTGGTCGGAACCCTGCTCGGCGCCCTCATCGTCGGCTCCTTCCGCAGCGGCTTGTCCCTCGCCGGGGTCGACGACCAATACCGGGTGCTCGCCGTCGGGCTGCTCGTGCTGCTCGCCGTCGCCGTCGACCAGTGGATCCGGAAGGTGAAGTCGTGA
- a CDS encoding substrate-binding domain-containing protein: MILPGGRRGTLLLALATATCLMSTACGADEGAGGDDNVAVALITKNSTNPFFVTMQDGARKAAEAEGVKLTVAAGKEDGDEAGQVQAIEDAIARGDEGILITPNGPGVNPAIKKARDAGLYVIALDTPPDPANTVDITFATDNFKAGELIGQWTAKQLAGKPASIALLDLFADKIVSVDYNRDQGFLKGMGIDTKDPKVNGDEAKTGSYAAGTYSIVCNEPTSGAEDGGRTAMERCLAKNPAINVVYTINEPAAVGARKAIQAAGTKDVLVVSIDGGCAGVQQVKDGLINATSQQYPVKMAELGVQAIKKIARGGEKPQTTGGLDFFDTGVSLVTDQPASGVDSIDSAAGASTCWGKA; this comes from the coding sequence ATGATCCTGCCCGGAGGACGGCGAGGCACCCTGCTGCTCGCCCTCGCGACGGCCACCTGCCTGATGAGTACCGCCTGCGGCGCGGACGAGGGCGCCGGTGGTGACGACAACGTCGCCGTCGCCCTGATCACGAAGAACTCCACCAACCCGTTCTTCGTGACCATGCAAGACGGGGCGCGTAAGGCCGCTGAGGCCGAAGGCGTGAAGCTCACCGTCGCCGCCGGCAAGGAGGACGGCGACGAGGCCGGCCAGGTCCAGGCCATCGAGGACGCGATCGCCCGCGGCGACGAGGGAATCCTGATCACCCCCAATGGTCCGGGCGTGAACCCGGCCATCAAGAAGGCGCGTGACGCGGGCCTTTACGTCATCGCCCTGGACACCCCGCCCGATCCCGCGAACACCGTCGACATCACCTTCGCCACCGACAACTTCAAGGCCGGCGAACTGATCGGCCAGTGGACCGCCAAGCAACTGGCCGGCAAGCCGGCCAGCATCGCCCTGCTCGACCTGTTCGCCGACAAGATCGTCTCGGTGGACTACAACCGGGACCAGGGCTTCCTGAAAGGCATGGGCATCGACACCAAAGACCCCAAGGTCAACGGTGACGAGGCGAAGACCGGCTCCTACGCCGCTGGCACCTACAGCATCGTCTGCAACGAGCCCACCAGCGGCGCCGAGGACGGCGGCCGTACGGCGATGGAACGCTGCCTCGCCAAGAACCCGGCGATCAACGTGGTCTACACGATCAACGAACCGGCCGCGGTAGGCGCGCGGAAAGCGATTCAGGCCGCCGGCACCAAAGACGTACTGGTCGTGTCGATCGACGGCGGCTGCGCCGGTGTGCAGCAGGTCAAGGACGGCCTGATCAACGCCACCAGCCAGCAGTACCCGGTCAAGATGGCCGAGCTCGGCGTTCAAGCGATCAAGAAGATCGCACGGGGCGGAGAGAAGCCGCAGACCACCGGCGGCCTCGACTTCTTCGACACCGGCGTCAGCCTGGTGACCGACCAGCCCGCGTCCGGCGTCGACAGCATCGACAGCGCCGCGGGCGCGAGCACGTGCTGGGGCAAGGCCTGA
- a CDS encoding LacI family DNA-binding transcriptional regulator — MPHHAEEIAAAVTTRATLRDVAMLAGVSPKTASRVVNGETGVSPAKVNAVQRAVAQLNYRPNFTASALRRSTGRTAAIGAVLENVANPFSSALHRALEDVARSRDVMIFAGSVDEDPAREKILVQAFTARQADALVVVPASDNQAYLAHEIAAGTPVIFVDRPPVGVLADAVLADNRAGAAAAVHHLVAHGHRDIGYLGDLSTIATAAERLQGYKEALSDHGIRPQPDHIVHDLHTEDAARAAALRLTTGRRPPTAYFTAQNLVTIGAIRALRELHQHERIALVGFDDFPLADLLQPAVTVVAQDPFRMGLVAAELIFRRLDGQRWEPTTHVVPTRLIPRGSGEITGPYPRQS, encoded by the coding sequence GTGCCGCACCATGCCGAAGAGATCGCCGCCGCGGTGACAACGCGAGCCACGCTGCGCGACGTCGCGATGCTCGCGGGGGTAAGCCCCAAGACCGCGTCGCGCGTCGTCAACGGAGAAACCGGCGTGAGCCCCGCCAAGGTCAACGCTGTGCAGCGGGCCGTCGCTCAGCTCAATTACCGGCCCAACTTCACGGCGAGCGCCCTGCGCCGGTCGACCGGCCGGACGGCGGCGATCGGCGCGGTGCTGGAGAACGTCGCGAACCCGTTCTCCTCCGCGCTGCACCGGGCGCTGGAGGACGTTGCCCGCAGCCGTGACGTCATGATCTTCGCCGGTAGCGTCGACGAGGATCCCGCACGAGAGAAGATCCTGGTCCAGGCGTTCACCGCACGTCAGGCCGACGCGCTTGTCGTGGTGCCGGCCAGCGACAACCAGGCATACCTCGCCCACGAGATCGCCGCCGGCACGCCGGTGATCTTCGTGGACCGGCCGCCCGTGGGAGTGCTCGCCGACGCCGTCCTGGCCGACAATCGCGCCGGCGCCGCGGCGGCCGTGCACCACCTGGTGGCACACGGTCATCGCGACATCGGCTACCTGGGTGACCTGTCCACCATCGCCACGGCCGCGGAGCGCCTTCAGGGCTACAAGGAGGCGCTCAGCGACCACGGCATCCGCCCGCAACCCGACCACATCGTCCACGACCTGCACACCGAGGACGCCGCCCGCGCGGCGGCACTGCGCCTGACCACCGGTCGCAGACCGCCGACGGCCTACTTCACCGCACAGAACCTGGTGACCATCGGCGCCATTCGAGCATTACGCGAACTCCACCAGCACGAACGGATCGCGCTCGTCGGATTCGACGACTTTCCCCTCGCCGACCTCCTGCAACCCGCCGTCACGGTGGTGGCCCAGGACCCATTCCGGATGGGCCTGGTCGCCGCCGAATTGATCTTCCGCCGCCTCGATGGACAGCGGTGGGAGCCCACCACCCATGTCGTGCCGACCCGACTGATCCCGCGCGGCTCCGGTGAGATCACCGGCCCGTACCCGAGGCAGTCATGA